A stretch of Megalobrama amblycephala isolate DHTTF-2021 linkage group LG14, ASM1881202v1, whole genome shotgun sequence DNA encodes these proteins:
- the LOC125245738 gene encoding uncharacterized protein LOC125245738, protein MYSSYLDDLTETGRIKGANTEETTNAAHSMIAKGLGAKVEIKKWSVFGSTRHKHTMSQCGLGHAQMRLQKISMWMCMQTLNFFTEHCRETRTYNSRSYSRSSKKIVDSESYIGVNENLTVYQFDGSVETVSCKGTKFWTCIANSHGEVCVCILFPNILYPTSSENISDDSHCFRSSERKPVTLQAMLTDLHEWSKSEHFCEDNEVYRLVISV, encoded by the exons ATGTACTCCAG TTACCTGGATGACCTCACAGAAACTGGACGAATCAAAGGAGCAAACACTGAAGAGACCACTAATGCCGCCCATTCTATGATTGCAAAAGGCCTGGGTGCAAAAGTGGAGATAAAAAAATGGAGTGTGTTTGGTTCCACCCGACACAAGCACACAATGTCACAGTGTGGACTTGGTCATGCACAAATGCGACTGCAAAAGATTTCAATGTGGATGTGTATGCAAACACTTAATTTTTTCACAGAACATTGCAGAGAAACAAGGACTTATAATTCAAGATCTTACAGCAGAAGTAGCAAAAAAATTGTTGACAGTGAATCCTACATCGGGGTCAATGAAAACCTTACCGTCTATCAATTTGATGGGAGTGTAGAAACTGTAAGTTGTAAAGGGACCAAATTTTGGACATGCATTGCGAATAGCCATGGAGaggtatgtgtatgtatattgtTTCCCAACATTCTGTACCCAACATCATCTGAGAACATATCTGATGATTCACACTGCTTTAGGTCCAGTGAGAGAAAACCAGTTACACTGCAAGCCATGCTTACAGATCTCCATGAGTGGAGCAAATCAGAACATTTTTGTGAGGATAATGAAGTGTACAGGTTAGTTATTTCAGTTTAA